The following are encoded in a window of Aromatoleum petrolei genomic DNA:
- a CDS encoding tetratricopeptide repeat protein, protein MKSTDLAGNPLSPTDDAALAHYARALQEFHCYRGDPVATINAATAIQPDFVMGHVLHAWLHLLGTEPEGLAVARDDAAKAAACAPNRREQAHLDAIAHFAGGRWEAAGRVLEDLAIEWPRDILALQAGHLVDFYRGDSRMLRDRIARTLPAWDASLPGYHALLGMHAFGCEETGDYRRAEAQGRRALELEPRDSWAHHALAHVIEMEGRTADGIAWMRERQPHWAEDNFFAVHNWWHLAIFHLDRDEIDEALALFDGPIHGPRSVLMLDLVDASALLCRLQFAGIDVAARWTSIAECWRTSAQPGLYAFNDLHAMMAWLGAGQDANAGDWMAAQRNLDAAQIGDHAEIGATVGEPLLRAFGDLAAGRCAAAVETLRSVRPIAHRFGGSHAQRDLVDLALIEAALRGGQVPLARALINERLVRKPDSAINRRLVARLPC, encoded by the coding sequence ATGAAATCGACCGACCTTGCCGGCAATCCCCTCAGCCCGACCGACGATGCCGCGCTCGCGCATTACGCACGGGCACTGCAGGAATTCCACTGTTACCGCGGCGACCCCGTCGCGACGATCAACGCGGCGACGGCCATCCAGCCGGATTTCGTGATGGGCCATGTGCTGCATGCCTGGCTGCATCTGCTCGGCACCGAACCCGAAGGCCTCGCCGTGGCGCGCGACGATGCGGCCAAGGCGGCGGCCTGTGCACCGAACCGCCGCGAGCAGGCGCATCTCGACGCGATCGCGCACTTCGCCGGCGGACGCTGGGAAGCGGCCGGGCGCGTGCTGGAGGACCTGGCGATCGAGTGGCCGCGCGACATCCTTGCGCTGCAGGCGGGGCATCTTGTCGACTTCTACCGCGGCGACTCGCGCATGCTGCGCGACCGCATCGCCCGCACGCTGCCGGCGTGGGACGCGTCCCTGCCCGGCTACCACGCGCTGCTCGGCATGCACGCCTTCGGCTGCGAGGAGACGGGCGACTACCGCCGCGCCGAGGCGCAGGGGCGGCGCGCGCTGGAGCTCGAACCGAGGGATTCCTGGGCTCACCACGCGCTCGCCCACGTGATCGAGATGGAGGGGCGCACCGCCGACGGCATCGCATGGATGCGCGAGCGCCAGCCGCACTGGGCCGAGGACAACTTCTTCGCCGTGCATAACTGGTGGCACCTCGCGATATTCCACCTCGACCGCGACGAGATCGACGAGGCGCTCGCGCTCTTCGACGGCCCGATCCACGGACCGCGCTCGGTGCTGATGCTGGACCTCGTGGACGCCTCGGCGCTGCTGTGCCGGCTGCAGTTCGCCGGCATCGACGTGGCCGCACGTTGGACGAGCATCGCGGAGTGCTGGCGCACCTCGGCACAGCCCGGGCTGTATGCCTTCAATGACCTGCACGCGATGATGGCCTGGCTCGGCGCGGGCCAGGACGCCAATGCGGGCGACTGGATGGCCGCGCAGCGCAATCTCGACGCGGCGCAGATCGGCGACCACGCCGAGATCGGGGCCACGGTCGGCGAACCGCTGCTGCGCGCCTTCGGCGACCTCGCTGCCGGCCGGTGCGCGGCGGCGGTCGAGACGCTGCGCAGCGTCCGCCCCATCGCCCACCGCTTCGGCGGCAGCCACGCGCAACGAGACCTCGTCGACCTCGCGCTGATCGAGGCGGCGCTGCGCGGCGGCCAGGTGCCGCTCGCACGCGCGCTGATCAACGAGCGCCTCGTGCGCAAGCCCGACAGCGCGATCAACCGCCGGCTCGTCGCGCGCCTGCCCTGCTGA
- a CDS encoding DUF883 family protein, with protein sequence MSNNADVSRDKLVSDFKVVISDAEELLKLTAGQAGDKLSEVRSRLSDRMATAKDRISDMEAVAMEQAKKVAHATDDYVHKNPWQAVGIAAGVAFLLGLLSGRR encoded by the coding sequence ATGTCCAATAATGCCGATGTTTCCCGCGACAAACTCGTTTCCGACTTCAAGGTCGTGATCAGCGACGCCGAGGAACTGCTGAAGCTCACTGCCGGGCAGGCGGGCGACAAGCTGAGTGAAGTCCGCAGCCGCCTCAGCGACCGCATGGCAACCGCGAAAGACCGCATTTCCGATATGGAGGCGGTCGCCATGGAACAGGCGAAGAAGGTCGCCCATGCGACCGACGACTATGTGCACAAGAACCCGTGGCAGGCGGTCGGCATCGCCGCCGGCGTAGCTTTCCTGCTGGGCCTGCTGTCGGGTCGTCGCTGA
- a CDS encoding phage holin family protein, protein MAEEHKPRLASSLRGLLDTGLATAQTRLELLAVEAQEEKLRLTALLFNTLLSAVFLGFGVVFLAVFLTVLFWEEHRLLALGLGAVVLLAAGVLAASNAAREVKRGSRLFAASLGELARDRDALRPRE, encoded by the coding sequence GTGGCCGAGGAGCACAAGCCGCGCCTTGCGAGCAGCCTGCGCGGGCTGCTCGATACCGGGCTCGCGACCGCGCAGACGCGGCTGGAGCTGCTCGCCGTCGAGGCGCAGGAAGAGAAGCTGCGGCTCACCGCCCTGCTGTTCAACACGCTGTTGAGCGCGGTGTTCCTCGGCTTCGGGGTGGTGTTCCTGGCGGTGTTCCTGACCGTGCTGTTCTGGGAGGAACACCGTCTGCTCGCGCTCGGTCTGGGCGCGGTCGTGCTGCTCGCCGCCGGGGTGCTCGCGGCGAGCAACGCGGCGCGCGAAGTGAAGCGTGGCAGCCGCCTGTTCGCCGCCAGTCTGGGCGAACTCGCACGCGATCGCGACGCACTGCGGCCGCGCGAATGA
- a CDS encoding YqjK-like family protein gives MNPRRLELALRKQRLQFDAERQRETLVAGLERIESVLDVVDRARDRAQGLREHAPLLSALAFAAVLYRPRLALRVARRAWVGWMLYRRLGRGLDPLIGFLRRFAS, from the coding sequence ATGAATCCGCGGCGGCTAGAACTGGCGTTGAGGAAGCAGCGCCTGCAGTTCGACGCCGAGCGGCAACGCGAAACGCTCGTCGCCGGGCTGGAACGCATCGAATCCGTGCTCGACGTCGTCGACCGCGCCCGCGACCGCGCTCAGGGGCTGCGCGAGCACGCGCCACTGCTCTCCGCACTCGCGTTCGCCGCCGTGCTCTACCGTCCGCGCCTGGCGCTGCGCGTCGCGCGCCGCGCCTGGGTCGGCTGGATGCTCTACCGCCGGCTGGGACGCGGCCTCGATCCCCTGATCGGCTTCCTGCGCCGCTTCGCTAGCTGA
- a CDS encoding uracil-xanthine permease family protein: MRELPIEGSEPLWRQAISGAQILFVAFGALVLVPLLTGLNPSMALLGAGVGTLLFQLVTGRQVPIFLGSSFAFIAPIIYSMQTWGPAATMGGMICVSLVYFVFAGLVWRHGAEIVHKYMPPVVIGPIIMIIGLSLAAVAVNMAMGKSGDGKAELVPYATAMLIAAASFGTTVVVAVWSRGFLKLVPILAGVLVGYMLSAMLGLVDFGKISAAPWLALPQFTAPRFEWAAILFLLPVALAPAIEHVGDIVAIGGVTGKDYTESPGLHRTLAGDGLAVAFAGLIGGPPVTTYSEVTGAVTLTRNFNPAIMTWAAVLAIVMAFLGKFNAILQSIPVPVMGGIMMLLFGSVASIGLKALIAARVDLEEPRNLVIVSSVLVFGIGGLALNLDGVALQGVSLCGVAAVLLNFVLPKKRLS, from the coding sequence GCATGGCGCTGCTCGGCGCGGGCGTGGGCACGCTGCTGTTCCAACTCGTCACCGGCCGCCAGGTGCCGATCTTCCTCGGCTCCAGCTTCGCCTTCATCGCGCCCATCATCTACAGCATGCAGACGTGGGGGCCCGCCGCGACGATGGGCGGCATGATCTGCGTGAGCCTCGTGTATTTCGTCTTCGCCGGCCTGGTGTGGCGCCATGGCGCGGAGATCGTGCACAAGTACATGCCGCCGGTGGTGATCGGGCCGATCATCATGATCATTGGCCTGTCGCTCGCGGCGGTGGCCGTGAACATGGCGATGGGCAAGAGCGGCGACGGCAAGGCCGAACTCGTGCCCTACGCGACGGCGATGCTGATCGCCGCAGCCTCCTTCGGCACCACCGTCGTCGTCGCGGTGTGGTCGCGCGGCTTCCTCAAGCTCGTGCCCATCCTCGCCGGGGTGCTGGTCGGCTACATGCTTTCGGCGATGCTGGGCCTGGTCGATTTCGGCAAGATCTCCGCCGCGCCCTGGCTCGCGCTGCCGCAATTCACCGCGCCGCGCTTCGAGTGGGCGGCGATCCTGTTCCTGCTGCCGGTCGCGCTCGCACCGGCGATCGAGCACGTCGGCGACATCGTCGCGATCGGCGGCGTCACCGGCAAGGACTACACGGAGAGCCCCGGCCTGCACCGCACGCTCGCCGGCGACGGGCTGGCGGTCGCGTTCGCCGGCCTGATCGGCGGTCCGCCGGTGACGACCTACTCGGAAGTGACCGGGGCGGTCACGCTCACGCGCAACTTCAACCCCGCGATCATGACCTGGGCGGCGGTGCTGGCGATCGTGATGGCCTTCTTGGGCAAATTCAACGCGATCCTGCAGTCGATTCCGGTGCCGGTGATGGGCGGCATCATGATGCTGCTGTTCGGCTCGGTTGCGAGCATCGGCCTGAAGGCGCTGATCGCCGCGCGCGTCGATCTCGAGGAGCCGCGCAACCTCGTGATCGTCTCCTCGGTGCTGGTGTTCGGCATCGGCGGCCTCGCGCTGAACCTCGACGGCGTCGCGCTGCAGGGCGTGAGCCTGTGCGGGGTCGCGGCGGTGCTGCTGAACTTCGTGCTGCCGAAGAAGCGCCTCAGCTAG